A section of the Burkholderia mallei ATCC 23344 genome encodes:
- the ruvC gene encoding crossover junction endodeoxyribonuclease RuvC, with protein sequence MRILGIDPGLRVTGFGVIDVSGHQLAYVASGVIKTPTADLPTRLGTIYDGVSTLIREHTPDQAAIEKVFVNVNPQSTLLLGQARGAAICGLVSGGLPVAEYTALQLKQAVVGYGRATKEQMQEMVARLLSLSGRPGTDAADALGMAICHAHGGNTLNTLGGIAPALAKKGLRVRRGRLVG encoded by the coding sequence ATGCGAATCCTCGGCATCGACCCCGGCTTGCGCGTCACGGGCTTCGGCGTGATCGACGTCAGCGGCCACCAGCTCGCGTACGTCGCGAGCGGCGTGATCAAGACGCCCACCGCCGATCTGCCCACGCGGCTCGGCACGATCTACGACGGCGTCTCGACGCTGATCCGCGAGCATACGCCCGATCAGGCGGCGATCGAGAAAGTGTTCGTCAACGTCAATCCGCAATCGACGCTGCTCCTCGGCCAAGCGCGCGGCGCCGCGATCTGCGGGCTCGTATCGGGCGGCCTGCCCGTCGCCGAGTACACGGCGCTGCAGCTCAAGCAGGCGGTGGTCGGCTACGGCCGCGCGACGAAAGAGCAGATGCAGGAGATGGTCGCCCGGCTGCTGAGCCTGTCCGGGCGGCCCGGCACCGACGCGGCCGACGCGCTCGGCATGGCGATCTGCCACGCGCACGGCGGCAACACGCTGAACACGCTCGGCGGCATCGCGCCCGCGCTCGCGAAAAAGGGGCTGCGCGTGCGGCGCGGGCGGCTCGTCGGGTAA
- a CDS encoding glutathione S-transferase family protein encodes MMKLIGSLSSPFVRKARIVLAEKKIDYKLELENVWAPDTNIHASNPIGKVPCLVMEDGAAVFDSRVICEYVDTLSPVGKLIPPSGRERVEVRCWEALGDGVLDAAVAIRIEHTQREPQHRSDAWIARQQRKVDDGLVAMSQGLAGKTWCVGNHYTLADIALGCTLGYLDFRMPEINWRERHPNLDKHFAKLAQRQPFVDTVPQ; translated from the coding sequence ATGATGAAATTAATCGGTTCGCTCAGCAGCCCGTTCGTCCGCAAGGCGCGGATCGTGCTCGCTGAAAAGAAGATCGACTACAAGCTGGAGCTCGAAAACGTCTGGGCGCCGGACACGAACATCCATGCGTCGAATCCGATCGGCAAGGTGCCGTGCCTCGTGATGGAGGACGGCGCGGCCGTGTTCGATTCGCGCGTGATCTGCGAATACGTCGACACGCTTTCGCCCGTCGGCAAGCTGATTCCGCCGTCGGGGCGCGAGCGCGTCGAGGTGCGGTGCTGGGAGGCGCTCGGCGACGGCGTGCTCGACGCGGCGGTCGCGATTCGCATCGAGCACACGCAGCGCGAGCCGCAGCATCGCAGCGATGCGTGGATCGCGCGCCAGCAGCGCAAGGTCGACGACGGCCTCGTCGCGATGTCGCAGGGCCTCGCCGGCAAGACGTGGTGCGTCGGCAACCACTACACGCTCGCCGACATCGCGCTCGGGTGCACGCTCGGCTACCTCGATTTCCGGATGCCCGAGATCAACTGGCGCGAACGCCATCCGAATCTCGACAAGCATTTCGCGAAGCTGGCGCAGCGCCAGCCGTTCGTCGACACGGTGCCCCAGTAA
- a CDS encoding UbiH/UbiF/VisC/COQ6 family ubiquinone biosynthesis hydroxylase: MTTAASTPAFDFDIAIVGAGPVGLALAGWLARRSATRALSVALVDARDPDASENDPRAIAVSQGSRMLLDTLGWPGDATPIEHIHVSQRGHFGRTLIERDEHDLAALGYVARYGSIVRALARAVRGTPARWLTSTSAHSPAQDADGVTIALDTPQGARTLRARVLVNAEGGLFDERKRKLTDSATNRDYGQTALVGTVTVSAPRPRVAWERFTAEGPLALLPLGGPQQADYALVWCCAPDVAQRRGALPDDAFLQELGATFGTRMGRFTRIVGRAAFPLGLAAAHTLVEGRIAIVGNAAQTLHPVAGQGLNLGLRDAHTLAETLSEHGATPLALATSNARRALDRRMTIGATDTLARLFTVDSRPLAMLRGAALTALEFVPPLKTAIARQMMFGQRR, encoded by the coding sequence ATGACGACCGCCGCCTCCACGCCCGCTTTCGACTTCGACATCGCGATCGTCGGCGCCGGGCCGGTCGGGCTCGCGCTCGCCGGCTGGCTCGCGCGCCGCAGCGCGACCCGCGCGCTGTCGGTCGCGCTCGTCGACGCGCGGGACCCCGACGCGAGCGAGAACGACCCGCGCGCGATCGCCGTATCGCAAGGCAGCCGGATGCTGCTCGACACGCTCGGCTGGCCGGGCGACGCCACGCCGATCGAGCACATCCACGTCTCGCAACGCGGCCACTTCGGCCGCACGCTGATCGAGCGCGACGAGCACGACCTTGCCGCGCTCGGCTATGTCGCGCGCTACGGCTCGATCGTGCGGGCGCTCGCGCGCGCGGTGCGCGGCACGCCCGCGCGCTGGCTCACGTCGACGTCCGCCCATTCGCCGGCGCAGGACGCCGACGGCGTGACGATCGCGCTCGACACGCCGCAGGGCGCGCGCACGCTGCGCGCGCGCGTGCTCGTCAACGCGGAGGGCGGCCTCTTCGACGAGCGCAAGCGCAAGCTGACCGACAGCGCGACGAACCGCGACTACGGGCAGACGGCGCTCGTCGGCACCGTCACTGTGTCCGCGCCGCGCCCGCGCGTCGCGTGGGAGCGCTTCACCGCCGAAGGCCCGCTCGCGCTGCTGCCGCTCGGCGGCCCGCAGCAGGCGGACTACGCGCTCGTCTGGTGCTGCGCGCCGGACGTCGCGCAACGCCGCGGCGCGCTGCCCGACGATGCGTTCCTGCAGGAGCTCGGCGCGACGTTCGGCACGCGGATGGGGCGCTTCACGCGGATCGTCGGGCGCGCGGCGTTCCCGCTCGGGCTCGCCGCGGCACACACGCTCGTCGAAGGCCGGATCGCGATCGTCGGCAACGCCGCGCAAACCTTGCATCCGGTCGCGGGCCAGGGGCTGAACCTCGGGCTGCGCGACGCGCATACGCTTGCCGAGACACTGTCCGAGCACGGCGCGACGCCGCTCGCGCTCGCGACGTCCAACGCGCGCCGCGCGCTCGATCGGCGCATGACGATCGGCGCGACCGATACGCTCGCGCGCCTGTTCACCGTCGATTCGCGGCCGCTCGCGATGCTGCGCGGCGCGGCGCTCACCGCGCTCGAATTCGTGCCGCCGCTGAAGACGGCGATCGCGCGACAGATGATGTTCGGGCAGCGGCGCTAG
- a CDS encoding IS1182-like element ISBma2 family transposase yields the protein MLKTPMPTQHELEMVTLEELVPKDHLLRQIDAAVDFEFIRAKVAHLYCADNGRPALDPVVMFKLLFIGYLFGVRSERQLMREVQVNVAYRWFARFRLTDKVPDASTFSQNRRRRFTDTTVYQEIFDEIVRQAIKRGLVDGRVLYTDSTHLKANANKGKFDVVKLEQTPAAYTEALNAAVDADRAAHGRKPLDRDDDEPPSSKDTKLSRTDPDSGYMVRDDKPKGFFYLDHRTVDAKHAIITDTHVTPASVHDSQPYLDRLDRQRERFEFKVEAVGLDAGYFTPAVCQGLEERGIAGVMGYRTPNHKPGMFYKRQFKYDAYRNEYVCPQGQALPYSTTNRLGYREYKSNAQICGRCPVRSQCTNSAIAVKVVTRHVWERAKERVDARRLTEWGQRIYARRKQTVERSFADAKQLHGHRYARMRGLRKVAEQCLLAAAAQNIKKIAMLLARKRKKGPAGPDWRFVRMLLRLVSGLRCSFDYPLAANPQS from the coding sequence ATGCTGAAGACGCCCATGCCCACGCAGCACGAACTCGAGATGGTGACGCTCGAGGAACTCGTGCCGAAGGACCACCTGCTGCGCCAGATCGATGCGGCGGTGGATTTCGAGTTCATCCGCGCGAAGGTGGCGCATCTGTATTGCGCGGACAACGGGCGGCCGGCGCTCGATCCCGTGGTGATGTTCAAGCTGTTGTTCATCGGCTACCTGTTCGGGGTGCGCAGCGAGCGGCAACTGATGCGTGAGGTCCAGGTCAACGTCGCCTATCGCTGGTTCGCCCGGTTCCGGCTGACCGACAAGGTGCCGGATGCGTCAACGTTCTCGCAGAATCGCCGCCGACGCTTCACGGACACGACGGTGTATCAGGAGATCTTCGACGAGATCGTGCGGCAGGCGATCAAGCGCGGGCTGGTCGACGGTCGGGTGCTGTACACGGACAGCACGCACCTGAAGGCGAACGCGAACAAAGGCAAGTTCGATGTGGTGAAGCTGGAGCAGACGCCGGCCGCCTACACGGAGGCATTGAACGCGGCAGTGGATGCGGACCGGGCCGCGCATGGCAGGAAGCCGCTGGATCGCGACGACGATGAGCCGCCGTCTAGCAAGGACACCAAGCTCAGCCGGACCGATCCGGACAGCGGCTACATGGTGCGGGACGACAAGCCGAAGGGGTTCTTCTATCTGGACCACCGCACGGTGGATGCCAAGCACGCGATCATCACCGATACGCATGTGACGCCGGCCTCGGTGCATGACAGCCAGCCGTATCTGGATCGGCTGGATCGCCAGCGCGAGCGCTTTGAGTTCAAGGTCGAGGCGGTGGGGCTGGATGCGGGCTACTTCACGCCGGCGGTGTGCCAGGGGCTGGAGGAGCGAGGGATTGCCGGGGTGATGGGCTATCGCACGCCGAACCACAAGCCGGGCATGTTCTACAAACGGCAGTTCAAGTACGACGCGTATCGCAACGAATACGTGTGCCCGCAGGGGCAGGCCCTGCCGTACAGCACGACCAATCGGCTCGGCTATCGGGAATACAAATCCAATGCGCAGATCTGCGGGCGCTGCCCGGTACGATCGCAGTGCACGAACAGTGCGATCGCGGTGAAGGTGGTAACGCGCCACGTGTGGGAGCGCGCCAAGGAGCGGGTGGACGCGCGGCGCTTGACCGAATGGGGCCAACGCATTTACGCGCGGCGCAAGCAGACGGTGGAGCGCAGCTTCGCCGATGCCAAGCAGCTGCATGGGCACCGTTATGCCCGTATGCGTGGGCTACGCAAGGTGGCCGAGCAGTGCTTGCTGGCCGCGGCGGCACAGAACATCAAGAAGATTGCGATGCTGCTGGCGCGGAAGCGGAAAAAGGGGCCAGCGGGTCCCGATTGGCGCTTCGTGCGCATGCTGCTGCGTCTGGTGAGCGGTTTGCGCTGCAGCTTCGACTACCCGCTCGCGGCGAACCCGCAATCCTGA
- a CDS encoding Fis family transcriptional regulator, with protein MSKHNIEQCVRDSLDGYFRDLDGSNPHDVYEMVMSCVEKPMLEVVLEQAGGNQSLAAEYLGINRNTLRKKLQQHGLL; from the coding sequence ATGAGCAAGCACAACATCGAACAATGTGTCCGCGACAGCCTGGACGGCTACTTCCGGGATCTCGACGGCTCCAATCCGCACGACGTCTATGAAATGGTGATGTCGTGCGTCGAAAAGCCTATGCTCGAAGTCGTGCTCGAACAGGCCGGCGGCAACCAGTCGCTCGCCGCGGAGTACCTCGGCATCAATCGCAACACGCTGCGCAAGAAGCTGCAGCAGCACGGCCTGCTGTAG
- the dusB gene encoding tRNA dihydrouridine synthase DusB: MPVLGSHVLRNNLFVAPMAGVTDRPFRQLCKRLGAGYAVSEMVASNAQLWKSEKTMRRANHAGEVEPIAVQIAGADPAMMAEAARHNVANGAQIIDINMGCPAKKVCNVAAGSALLQNEPLVQRIVEAVVGAVGAGPDAVPVTLKIRTGWDRDHKNALRIATLAEAAGISMLTVHGRTRADLYRGDAEYDTIAAVKAAVRIPVVANGDITSPRKAKAVLDATRADALMIGRAAQGRPWLFREIDHFLQSGELLPPPRIDEIRQVMNEHLEDHYAFYGEFTGVRTARKHIGWYTRGLSGANGFRHRMNTLETTREQLAAVNEFFDAQQALSDRLVYVDDEDGDRGEPDDSNQLAA, encoded by the coding sequence ATGCCCGTCCTAGGCTCTCACGTCCTGCGCAACAATCTGTTCGTCGCCCCGATGGCGGGCGTCACGGACCGGCCGTTCCGTCAGCTATGCAAGCGGCTCGGCGCGGGCTATGCGGTGTCGGAGATGGTCGCGTCGAACGCGCAGCTGTGGAAGAGCGAGAAGACGATGCGCCGCGCGAACCACGCGGGCGAGGTCGAGCCGATCGCGGTGCAGATCGCGGGCGCCGACCCGGCGATGATGGCCGAGGCCGCGCGTCACAACGTCGCGAACGGCGCGCAGATCATCGACATCAACATGGGTTGCCCGGCGAAGAAGGTCTGCAACGTCGCCGCCGGCTCGGCGCTGCTGCAGAACGAGCCGCTCGTGCAGCGGATCGTCGAGGCGGTCGTCGGCGCGGTGGGCGCGGGCCCCGACGCCGTGCCCGTCACGCTGAAGATCCGCACCGGCTGGGACCGCGATCACAAGAACGCACTCAGGATCGCGACGCTCGCCGAGGCGGCCGGCATCTCGATGCTGACCGTGCACGGCCGCACCCGCGCGGACCTGTACCGCGGCGACGCCGAATACGACACGATCGCGGCCGTGAAAGCCGCCGTGCGCATTCCGGTCGTCGCGAACGGCGACATCACGTCGCCGCGAAAGGCGAAGGCCGTGCTCGACGCGACGCGCGCCGACGCGCTGATGATCGGCCGCGCCGCGCAAGGAAGGCCGTGGCTCTTCCGCGAAATCGATCATTTCCTGCAAAGCGGCGAGCTTCTGCCGCCGCCGCGCATCGACGAGATCCGCCAGGTGATGAACGAACACCTGGAGGATCACTACGCGTTCTACGGCGAATTCACGGGAGTCCGTACTGCACGCAAGCACATCGGCTGGTACACTCGCGGCCTTTCCGGCGCGAACGGGTTCCGGCACCGAATGAACACGCTCGAAACCACCCGCGAGCAGCTTGCCGCCGTCAACGAATTCTTCGACGCGCAACAGGCGCTGTCCGATCGCCTCGTCTATGTGGACGACGAAGACGGCGACCGCGGCGAGCCGGACGATTCTAACCAGTTAGCAGCATGA
- the ruvB gene encoding Holliday junction branch migration DNA helicase RuvB, with amino-acid sequence MIETDKLAAERIIAATPASSHEEAFERALRPRQLDEYVGQEKVRDQLEIFIEAAKRRSEALDHVLLFGPPGLGKTTLAHIIAREMGVNLRQTSGPVLERAGDLAALLTNLEANDVLFIDEIHRLSPVVEEILYPALEDYQIDIMIGEGPAARSVKLDLQPFTLVGATTRAGMLTNPLRDRFGIVARLEFYDAEQLSRIVRRSAALLNAQIDPAGALEIAKRSRGTPRIANRLLRRVRDYAEVKADGNITAAVADAALAMLDVDPVGFDLMDRKLLEAILHKFDGGPVGVDNLAAAIGEERDTIEDVLEPYLIQQGFLQRTPRGRVATLLTYRHFGLSAPDAANPVRNLWDTPDAEC; translated from the coding sequence ATGATCGAAACCGACAAACTCGCCGCCGAGCGGATCATTGCCGCCACGCCCGCGTCTTCGCACGAAGAGGCTTTCGAACGCGCGCTGCGCCCGCGCCAGCTCGACGAATACGTCGGCCAGGAGAAGGTGCGCGATCAGCTCGAAATCTTCATCGAAGCCGCGAAGCGCCGCTCCGAAGCGCTCGACCACGTGCTGCTGTTCGGCCCGCCCGGCCTCGGCAAGACGACGCTCGCGCACATCATCGCGCGCGAAATGGGCGTGAACCTGCGCCAGACGTCCGGCCCCGTGCTCGAGCGCGCGGGCGACCTCGCCGCGCTGCTCACGAACCTCGAAGCGAACGACGTCCTCTTCATCGACGAGATCCACCGCCTGTCGCCCGTCGTCGAGGAAATCCTGTATCCGGCGCTCGAGGATTACCAGATCGACATCATGATCGGCGAAGGGCCAGCCGCGCGCAGCGTGAAGCTCGACCTGCAGCCGTTCACGCTCGTCGGCGCGACGACGCGCGCGGGCATGCTGACCAATCCGCTGCGCGACCGCTTCGGCATCGTCGCGCGGCTCGAGTTCTACGACGCCGAGCAGTTGTCGCGCATCGTGCGCCGCTCGGCCGCGCTGCTGAACGCGCAGATCGATCCGGCGGGCGCGCTCGAGATCGCGAAGCGCTCGCGCGGCACGCCGCGGATCGCGAACCGCCTGCTGCGCCGCGTGCGCGACTACGCGGAAGTGAAGGCGGACGGCAACATCACCGCGGCCGTCGCGGACGCCGCGCTCGCGATGCTCGACGTCGATCCGGTCGGCTTCGACCTGATGGACCGCAAGCTGCTCGAGGCGATCCTGCACAAGTTCGACGGCGGGCCGGTCGGCGTCGACAACCTCGCCGCCGCGATCGGCGAGGAGCGCGACACGATCGAGGACGTGCTCGAGCCGTACCTGATTCAGCAGGGCTTCTTGCAGCGCACGCCGCGCGGCCGCGTCGCGACGCTCCTCACGTACCGGCATTTCGGTCTCTCCGCGCCCGACGCCGCGAACCCCGTGCGCAATCTCTGGGACACGCCCGACGCCGAGTGCTGA
- the ruvA gene encoding Holliday junction branch migration protein RuvA has product MIGRIAGTLLEKNPPHILVDCNGVGYEVDVPMSTFYNLPHTGEKVVLLTQLIVREDAHLLYGFLTPPERSTFRELLKITGVGARMALAVLSGMSVAELSQAVTLQDAARLTRVPGIGKKTAERLLLELKGKLGADLGPLAGAASPSDHATDILNALVALGYSEKEALAAIKNVPAGTGVSEGIKLSLKALSKA; this is encoded by the coding sequence ATGATCGGTCGCATCGCCGGCACCCTCCTCGAAAAAAATCCGCCGCACATCCTCGTCGACTGCAACGGCGTCGGCTACGAAGTCGACGTGCCGATGAGCACGTTCTACAACCTGCCGCACACGGGCGAGAAGGTCGTGCTGCTGACCCAGTTGATCGTCCGCGAGGACGCGCACCTGCTGTACGGCTTTCTCACGCCGCCGGAGCGCTCGACGTTCCGCGAGTTGCTCAAGATCACGGGCGTCGGCGCGCGGATGGCGCTTGCCGTGCTGTCCGGCATGAGCGTCGCGGAACTGTCGCAAGCGGTCACGCTGCAGGACGCCGCGCGCCTCACCCGCGTGCCCGGCATCGGCAAGAAAACGGCCGAGCGCCTGCTCCTCGAGCTGAAAGGCAAGCTCGGCGCCGATCTCGGCCCGCTCGCCGGCGCGGCATCGCCTTCCGACCATGCGACCGACATCCTCAACGCGCTCGTCGCGCTCGGCTACTCGGAAAAGGAGGCGCTTGCCGCGATCAAGAACGTGCCGGCCGGCACCGGCGTGTCCGAAGGCATCAAGCTGTCGCTCAAGGCGCTGTCGAAGGCGTAA
- the purH gene encoding bifunctional phosphoribosylaminoimidazolecarboxamide formyltransferase/IMP cyclohydrolase, which produces MIKQALISVSDKTGIVDFAKALSALGVKLLSTGGTAKLLADAGLPVTEVADYTGFPEMLDGRVKTLHPKVHGGILARRDLPEHMQALEAHGIPTIDLLVVNLYPFVQTIAKDDCTLADAIENIDIGGPTMLRSAAKNHRDVTVVVDPADYAVVLDEMKANGNTLGYKTNFRLATKVFAHTAQYDGAITNYLTSLGDDLQHGSRSAYPATLNLAFDKVQDLRYGENPHQSAAFYRDVATPAGALANYRQLQGKELSYNNIADSDAAWECVKTFDAPACVIIKHANPCGVAVGADAGEAYAKAFQTDPTSAFGGIIAFNREVDEAAAQAVAKQFVEVLIAPSFSDAAKQVFAAKQNVRLLEIALGEGHNAFDLKRVGGGLLVQSLDSKNVQPRELRVVTKRHPTPKEMDDLLFAWRVAKYVKSNAIVFCGNGMTLGVGAGQMSRVDSARIASIKAQNAGLTLAGSAVASDAFFPFRDGLDVVVAAGATCVIQPGGSVRDDEVIAAADEHNIAMVVTGVRHFRH; this is translated from the coding sequence ATGATCAAGCAAGCGCTCATTTCCGTTTCCGACAAGACCGGCATCGTCGACTTCGCGAAAGCGCTGTCCGCGCTCGGCGTCAAGCTGCTGTCGACGGGCGGCACCGCGAAACTGCTCGCCGACGCGGGCCTGCCCGTCACCGAAGTGGCCGACTACACCGGCTTCCCGGAAATGCTCGATGGGCGCGTGAAGACGCTGCACCCGAAGGTGCACGGCGGCATCCTCGCCCGCCGCGACCTGCCCGAGCACATGCAGGCGCTCGAAGCGCACGGGATTCCGACGATCGACCTGCTCGTCGTGAACCTGTATCCGTTCGTCCAGACGATTGCGAAGGACGACTGCACGCTCGCCGACGCGATCGAGAACATCGACATCGGCGGCCCGACGATGCTGCGCTCGGCGGCGAAGAACCACCGCGACGTGACGGTCGTCGTCGACCCGGCCGATTACGCGGTCGTGCTCGACGAGATGAAAGCGAACGGCAACACGCTCGGCTACAAGACGAATTTCCGCCTCGCGACCAAGGTGTTCGCGCACACCGCGCAGTACGACGGCGCGATCACGAACTACCTGACGAGCCTCGGCGACGATCTGCAGCACGGCTCGCGCAGCGCATACCCGGCAACGCTGAACCTCGCGTTCGACAAGGTGCAGGACCTGCGCTACGGCGAGAATCCGCACCAGAGCGCCGCGTTCTACCGCGACGTCGCGACGCCGGCCGGCGCGCTCGCGAACTACCGCCAGTTGCAGGGCAAGGAACTGTCGTACAACAACATCGCCGATTCGGACGCCGCGTGGGAATGCGTGAAGACGTTCGACGCGCCGGCGTGCGTGATCATCAAGCACGCGAATCCGTGCGGCGTCGCGGTGGGCGCGGACGCGGGCGAAGCGTACGCGAAGGCGTTCCAGACCGATCCGACCTCCGCGTTCGGCGGCATCATCGCGTTCAACCGCGAAGTCGACGAGGCCGCGGCCCAGGCGGTCGCGAAGCAATTCGTCGAAGTGCTGATCGCGCCGTCGTTCTCGGACGCGGCCAAGCAGGTGTTCGCGGCCAAGCAGAACGTGCGCCTGCTCGAAATCGCGCTGGGCGAAGGCCATAACGCGTTCGATCTGAAGCGCGTGGGCGGCGGCCTGCTCGTGCAATCGCTCGATTCGAAGAACGTGCAGCCGCGCGAGCTGCGCGTCGTCACGAAACGCCACCCGACGCCGAAGGAAATGGACGACCTCCTGTTCGCATGGCGCGTCGCGAAATACGTGAAGTCGAACGCGATCGTGTTCTGCGGCAACGGGATGACGCTCGGCGTCGGCGCAGGCCAGATGAGCCGCGTCGATTCGGCGCGCATCGCGAGCATCAAGGCACAGAACGCGGGCCTCACGCTCGCGGGCTCGGCCGTCGCGTCGGACGCGTTCTTCCCGTTCCGCGACGGCCTCGACGTCGTCGTCGCGGCAGGCGCGACCTGCGTGATCCAGCCGGGCGGCTCGGTGCGCGACGACGAGGTGATCGCCGCCGCCGACGAGCACAACATCGCGATGGTCGTGACGGGCGTGCGCCACTTCCGTCACTGA
- a CDS encoding aminopeptidase P N-terminal domain-containing protein gives MNQPTEPAIALDVYRQRRDRVLASLRAQGGGVAIVPTAPEVPRNRDSDYPYRHDSYFYYLTGFAEPDALLVLDASAAGDAPRSILFCRAKNPEREIWEGFHFGPEGARDAFGFDAAFPYDALDAEMPRIVADVPALHYRFGVSAAFDARLNGWLDAVRARARAGVAAPGAAFDLGPLLDDMRLVKDAHEQATMRRAADISALAHRRAMAACRPGIREYELEAELLYTFRRHGAQSPAYGSIVATGANACVLHYPAGNAVVADGELVLIDAACELDGYASDITRTFPANGRFSGPQRALYDIVLAAQEAAIAATRAGTPFDAPHDAAVRVLAQGMLDTGLVPKTRFASVDDVIAERAYTRFYMHRTGHWLGMDVHDCGDYRERAAPRDDDGALPSRVLHPGMALTIEPGLYVRPGEDVPQAFWNIGIRIEDDAFVTPTGCELITRGVPVAADEIEALMRDARPAPRPQP, from the coding sequence ATGAATCAGCCGACCGAACCCGCCATCGCCCTCGACGTCTACCGCCAGCGCCGCGACCGCGTGCTGGCCTCGCTGCGCGCGCAAGGCGGCGGCGTCGCGATCGTGCCCACCGCACCGGAAGTCCCGCGCAATCGCGACAGCGACTATCCGTACCGGCACGACAGCTACTTCTACTACCTGACGGGCTTCGCCGAGCCCGACGCGCTGCTCGTCCTCGACGCGTCGGCCGCCGGCGACGCGCCGCGCTCGATCCTGTTCTGCCGCGCGAAGAATCCCGAGCGAGAAATCTGGGAAGGGTTCCATTTCGGGCCCGAAGGCGCGCGCGATGCGTTCGGCTTCGACGCCGCGTTCCCGTACGACGCGCTCGATGCCGAAATGCCGCGCATCGTCGCCGACGTGCCCGCGCTCCACTACCGCTTCGGCGTGTCGGCCGCTTTCGACGCGCGCCTGAACGGCTGGCTCGACGCGGTGCGCGCGCGTGCGCGCGCCGGCGTCGCCGCGCCGGGCGCCGCGTTCGATCTCGGGCCGCTCCTCGATGACATGCGGCTCGTCAAGGATGCGCACGAGCAGGCAACGATGCGCCGCGCGGCCGACATCTCCGCGCTCGCGCACCGCCGCGCGATGGCCGCGTGCCGCCCCGGCATCCGCGAATACGAACTCGAGGCCGAGCTGCTCTACACGTTCCGCCGCCACGGCGCGCAATCGCCCGCATACGGCTCGATCGTCGCGACGGGCGCGAACGCATGCGTGCTCCACTATCCGGCCGGCAACGCCGTCGTCGCCGACGGCGAGCTCGTGCTGATCGACGCCGCGTGCGAGCTCGACGGCTACGCATCCGACATCACCCGCACGTTTCCGGCGAACGGCCGCTTCTCGGGCCCGCAACGCGCGCTTTATGACATCGTGCTCGCCGCTCAGGAAGCGGCGATCGCGGCGACGCGCGCCGGCACGCCGTTCGACGCGCCGCACGACGCGGCGGTGCGCGTGCTCGCGCAGGGCATGCTCGACACGGGGCTCGTGCCGAAGACGCGCTTCGCGAGCGTCGACGACGTGATCGCCGAGCGTGCGTACACGCGCTTCTACATGCACCGCACCGGCCACTGGCTCGGCATGGACGTGCACGACTGCGGCGACTACCGCGAGCGCGCCGCGCCGCGCGACGACGACGGCGCGCTGCCCTCGCGCGTGCTGCATCCGGGCATGGCGCTCACGATCGAGCCGGGGCTGTACGTGCGCCCGGGCGAAGACGTGCCGCAGGCGTTCTGGAACATCGGCATCCGCATCGAGGACGACGCGTTCGTCACGCCGACGGGGTGCGAGCTGATCACGCGCGGCGTGCCGGTGGCGGCCGACGAGATCGAGGCATTGATGCGCGACGCGCGGCCGGCGCCGCGCCCGCAGCCGTGA